A single genomic interval of Candidatus Bipolaricaulota bacterium harbors:
- a CDS encoding PEGA domain-containing protein gives MKTMQLFMAAFFALALTSCDTGNNGVPEDAITGTDEGPAIDNGKTDHVNPETVMVTVESNPDGATIIVDDVDTGRDTPGEVEMTRDSCHTVALELSGHQRWQDTFCPDQDGSRVEADLPANVNPLEDFMFLQRQWRLDEGASCDVGTIGDVRVEAPSAEYDEWWGEGNYDAVAIGFCQENLPWPLVKVSETMIEINISEGTAEWHSTFEIGTSEISMTYTDITTNYTDTYTAL, from the coding sequence ATGAAGACGATGCAACTGTTCATGGCGGCCTTCTTCGCTCTGGCTCTGACCAGCTGCGACACCGGCAACAACGGCGTCCCCGAGGACGCCATCACCGGCACGGACGAAGGTCCGGCCATCGACAACGGCAAGACCGATCACGTCAACCCCGAGACCGTCATGGTGACTGTCGAGAGCAATCCCGACGGCGCCACGATCATCGTGGACGACGTGGACACGGGGCGAGACACCCCCGGAGAAGTCGAAATGACCAGGGATTCCTGCCACACGGTGGCGCTCGAGCTGTCCGGCCACCAGCGCTGGCAGGACACCTTCTGCCCGGATCAGGACGGCAGTCGGGTCGAGGCGGATCTGCCGGCGAACGTGAATCCGCTCGAGGACTTCATGTTCCTCCAGCGGCAGTGGCGTCTCGACGAGGGTGCCAGCTGCGACGTCGGCACCATCGGAGACGTGCGTGTCGAAGCTCCTTCGGCCGAGTACGACGAATGGTGGGGCGAGGGCAACTACGACGCCGTGGCCATCGGTTTCTGCCAAGAGAACCTCCCCTGGCCGTTGGTCAAGGTCTCGGAAACGATGATCGAGATCAACATCTCGGAAGGCACTGCCGAGTGGCACTCGACGTTCGAGATCGGGACATCCGAGATCTCGATGACGTACACCGACATCACTACGAACTACACGGACACCTACACGGCTCTCTAA